The following are encoded in a window of Neomicrococcus lactis genomic DNA:
- a CDS encoding Maf family protein → MTQTALAVILASTSPARSRILTNALVPFTVSPSAVDEEGELSQLIAKSGKPSSAEEAVFLAGLKAEAVARDAAGAIVIGCDSVFEVDGVSYGKPYTVEETVNRWSIMSGKTGTLHTGQVVIDTANGNRRSARVVSTEVTFTEVSPEEARAYAETGEPLQCAGAFTLDGRGSAFVAGIQGDANAVIGISTAALREQFAELGHMLPLAAL, encoded by the coding sequence ATGACGCAGACGGCACTCGCAGTCATCCTTGCTTCAACGAGCCCAGCTCGTTCTCGCATCCTCACCAACGCCTTGGTTCCGTTCACCGTGAGCCCGTCGGCGGTAGATGAAGAAGGAGAGCTTTCGCAGCTTATTGCCAAGAGCGGTAAGCCAAGCTCAGCAGAAGAAGCTGTCTTCCTCGCTGGGTTAAAAGCGGAGGCCGTGGCAAGAGACGCTGCGGGTGCCATCGTCATTGGTTGCGACTCCGTGTTTGAAGTCGATGGCGTGAGTTACGGGAAGCCGTACACGGTAGAAGAAACGGTGAATCGTTGGTCCATCATGAGCGGCAAGACCGGAACTCTTCACACCGGCCAAGTGGTCATTGATACTGCCAACGGCAATCGGCGCAGCGCGCGAGTAGTTTCGACAGAAGTAACCTTCACCGAGGTATCTCCGGAAGAAGCCCGTGCTTATGCCGAGACCGGAGAGCCTCTCCAGTGCGCTGGCGCCTTCACATTGGATGGGCGAGGCTCCGCATTTGTTGCGGGAATACAGGGTGATGCCAACGCCGTCATTGGCATTTCCACTGCCGCCTTGCGTGAACAATTTGCCGAGCTCGGTCACATGTTGCCACTGGCAGCCTTGTAG